One stretch of Frankiales bacterium DNA includes these proteins:
- a CDS encoding NADP oxidoreductase, whose product MRIGFIGSGRIGSNLARLAVAQGHDVVMSNSRGPQTLDQLVAELGPHARAATVAEAADEGEVVVVTVPLKAIDAVPAEPLRGKVVVDTCNYYTERDGEFAELDAGRTTSSELLASRLPGARVVKAFNAIYFEHLIEHADRTGPAGRRALPIAGDDDDAKKVVTGLIESFGFDVVDAGPLSEGRRFQPDTPAYGADATADELRTLLGR is encoded by the coding sequence ATGCGCATCGGATTCATCGGCAGCGGCCGGATCGGCAGCAACCTGGCCCGGCTGGCCGTCGCGCAGGGGCACGACGTCGTCATGTCGAACTCCCGCGGCCCGCAGACCCTCGACCAGCTCGTCGCCGAGCTCGGCCCCCACGCCCGCGCAGCCACGGTCGCCGAGGCCGCGGACGAGGGCGAGGTGGTGGTGGTGACCGTGCCGCTCAAGGCCATCGACGCGGTACCCGCCGAGCCCCTGCGCGGCAAGGTCGTCGTCGACACCTGCAACTACTACACCGAGCGCGACGGCGAGTTCGCCGAGCTCGACGCAGGACGCACGACGTCCAGCGAGCTGCTCGCGTCGCGGCTGCCCGGGGCCCGCGTCGTGAAGGCCTTCAACGCCATCTACTTCGAGCACCTGATCGAGCACGCCGACCGCACCGGGCCCGCGGGGCGCCGCGCCCTGCCCATCGCCGGCGACGACGACGACGCGAAGAAGGTCGTGACGGGGCTCATCGAGTCGTTCGGCTTCGACGTCGTCGACGCCGGGCCCCTCTCCGAGGGACGCCGCTTCCAGCCGGACACCCCCGCCTACGGCGCGGACGCCACCGCGGACGAGCTGCGCACCCTGCTCGGCCGCTGA